In Haliscomenobacter hydrossis DSM 1100, the DNA window TCTCATCAATCTTTTCAGCATCTAACACAATTTGCAAAGTATGTGGCGTACTGCCGTCATTGAGGGCAATAAAGCGGTTGCCTCTAAAAGCCCGTACCCAACCCATCACGGTAATGGTGTCATCAAGGGCAGGTTGTGCCAATACTTTAGCAATTTCAATCCTTCTCATTTCTACTATTTTAAGCGGGGGCGAAAATAGGGAGAAAAAGTTGAAAAGTTTACAAGAACCGTTGCCGTAATTCAGGAGTCGGAATCATACAACTTTCACTTTTGCCAAACCAGCGATAACGATTGCGGGCCACCCAATTGTAGATGCGATTGCGCAAAGCGCGAGGAATTAACTTAAAGATGAGGAACAAGCGCCAAAAACCACCCAGTAAGCGACAGATTTCCAAGGGAACATCGGAATGAGTGAAAATCTTTCCATTGCTGTAAAGAACTACAGTATTTAATTCATTTACAGGCAATTGTGCTTTAGTCATTACTTCCTTGCCAAACTCGGATTGTAACGCTGCGAATTGAAATTTCCCCTGGGGATCAACACGAATGATGGTTTGCACAAATCCATTGCAGAGGTTGCATACCCCGTCGAAAAGAATAATTGGCTTCATACCAGTTGAGAAGTTGAGAGGTTGATTAGTTGAGAAAGCTGAGGCCAATGTCGCTCGCGGCAGCCTCAACTTTCTCAACCTTCTCAACTTATAAACTAAACAAATAAGGCTTGATACAGTTCCTCAATCTTGCTGATTGGGCGCAATTTGATGCCGAAGCG includes these proteins:
- a CDS encoding thiol-disulfide oxidoreductase DCC family protein, with protein sequence MKPIILFDGVCNLCNGFVQTIIRVDPQGKFQFAALQSEFGKEVMTKAQLPVNELNTVVLYSNGKIFTHSDVPLEICRLLGGFWRLFLIFKLIPRALRNRIYNWVARNRYRWFGKSESCMIPTPELRQRFL